One Prolixibacteraceae bacterium DNA segment encodes these proteins:
- a CDS encoding ISAs1 family transposase codes for MSEAIVNNYDNKFALYFLPLEDPRRIQKGNFMYPLIEVLFLSLSAILSGFKTNEDIAQFGELKIDWLRKFYPYASGIPSHDTIGRVFRHLDSSLFNECFIKWSSSLTKLTSNQVIGIDGKTIKGSANAKKNAIHVVSAFASDNGLCLGQVTTNKKSNEITAIPELLDLITIKGMVVTTDAMGCQTEIANKILEKEGDYILQVKGNQKKTKEELDIQFNTDIVCDSNITEDFGHGRIETRICDVINDFEDAPVLTKWRGIHSLIRITTQTLESSTNKERSDVRYYISSLDTTAERFNKLIRSHWAIENNLHWTLDVSFNEDKQQRKKDHAAENMNMLCKMALNILKLDTENKKTLKWKKNRAIYVDEYREKLIARSQTC; via the coding sequence ATGAGTGAAGCAATAGTAAATAATTATGATAATAAGTTTGCTCTTTATTTCCTTCCATTAGAAGATCCTCGAAGAATACAAAAAGGCAATTTTATGTACCCACTTATAGAAGTTCTATTTCTTTCATTGTCAGCTATATTAAGTGGTTTTAAAACCAATGAAGATATTGCACAATTTGGAGAGCTTAAAATCGATTGGCTCAGAAAATTTTATCCGTACGCATCAGGGATTCCATCACACGATACCATTGGTCGAGTATTTAGACATTTAGATTCGTCTCTCTTTAACGAGTGTTTTATCAAGTGGTCTTCAAGCTTAACAAAGCTTACATCTAATCAAGTAATAGGTATTGATGGAAAGACCATTAAGGGATCTGCTAATGCAAAGAAGAATGCAATTCATGTTGTCTCTGCCTTTGCCTCAGATAATGGTTTATGTTTAGGACAGGTTACCACCAATAAAAAGAGTAATGAAATAACAGCCATTCCAGAATTGTTAGATCTTATTACTATCAAAGGCATGGTTGTTACAACAGATGCAATGGGCTGTCAAACTGAAATTGCAAATAAAATACTAGAAAAAGAAGGTGACTATATTCTACAAGTAAAAGGTAATCAGAAGAAAACTAAAGAGGAACTTGATATTCAGTTTAATACAGATATTGTTTGTGATTCTAATATAACAGAAGACTTTGGTCATGGAAGAATTGAAACTCGTATTTGTGATGTAATAAATGACTTTGAAGATGCTCCTGTGTTGACCAAATGGAGAGGTATCCATAGTTTAATTAGAATAACAACCCAGACATTAGAATCTTCAACAAATAAAGAACGAAGTGATGTGAGGTATTACATATCCTCTTTAGATACAACAGCTGAGAGGTTTAATAAACTTATACGTTCACACTGGGCAATCGAAAATAATCTTCATTGGACACTCGATGTAAGCTTCAATGAAGATAAACAGCAGCGAAAAAAAGATCATGCAGCTGAAAATATGAATATGCTTTGTAAAATGGCTCTTAATATCTTAAAGTTGGATACGGAGAACAAAAAAACATTGAAATGGAAGAAAAATAGAGCCATATATGTCGATGAATATAGAGAAAAGCTTATCGCTCGTTCACAGACTTGTTAA
- the folP gene encoding dihydropteroate synthase encodes MGIVNITPDSFFEGSRCNTEKEIIESARRMINDGASFLDLGAYSTRPGAAEVSVSDEIERLDFAMNAIRAHFPSVPISIDTFRSEVAKEIISKHGPCIINDISGGTLDSNMFATVAELKVPYILMHIKGTPQNMQENPTYEDVFKETLHFLSERVATLRSMGVADIIIDPGFGFGKDIDHNYQLLNKLDGFKILEAPILVGISRKSMIYKPLNISPQEALNGTTVINTMSLIQGANILRVHDVKEAVECVQIVSMTKCFK; translated from the coding sequence ATGGGAATTGTCAATATCACACCAGACTCTTTTTTTGAAGGCAGTAGATGTAACACAGAAAAAGAAATTATTGAATCAGCTCGTCGTATGATTAACGATGGCGCGTCTTTCTTAGATTTAGGAGCCTACTCAACAAGACCCGGAGCAGCTGAAGTTTCAGTAAGTGACGAAATAGAACGACTTGATTTTGCGATGAATGCCATCAGAGCTCATTTTCCATCGGTTCCGATTTCGATTGATACTTTTCGTAGCGAAGTAGCCAAAGAGATTATTTCAAAACATGGGCCTTGTATCATTAATGATATTTCTGGCGGGACATTAGACTCTAATATGTTTGCAACAGTGGCTGAACTTAAAGTTCCTTATATACTAATGCATATTAAGGGAACACCACAAAACATGCAAGAAAATCCGACCTATGAGGATGTCTTTAAAGAGACTCTTCACTTCCTTTCGGAAAGAGTTGCAACTTTACGTAGTATGGGAGTAGCCGATATTATCATAGATCCAGGGTTTGGGTTTGGGAAAGATATCGATCATAACTATCAACTATTAAACAAGTTAGATGGATTTAAAATACTAGAAGCACCAATCCTTGTTGGTATATCTAGAAAATCAATGATATATAAACCACTTAATATCTCCCCTCAAGAGGCACTCAATGGAACAACAGTAATCAACACCATGTCCTTAATACAAGGAGCGAACATACTAAGGGTTCATGATGTTAAAGAAGCAGTGGAGTGCGTTCAAATAGTCTCGATGACTAAATGTTTTAAATAA
- a CDS encoding alpha-L-fucosidase, translating into MSQLKKSMYGALSLALVFCFSCASKTAKKEKKEKTKTCCQETFKPTWESLAKAKPATWWESGKFGIFIHWGPYSVAGYKDGNKGYAEAITNHMYQHPEKYVSFFKKKFGAAPPEFGYKDWVKLYTAENWNPKAWAELFKNSGARYVIPTGEHHDGFVNWDSDLTEWCATKKGPKRDLIGDLAKAVRSEGLKFGISYHRERHPSRFTDGFKVHDKPFQQVAEEIKRDPSAADLYGPFDYSDEFISDYVARWKEAEDKYQPDFMWIDDVPILYAAKGDPQVEKFENAYKKMISDYLNHAKEWGKEVYFNNKGKHRNFPEGVGCDEMDNMAVDKIGAHWQNPATLGISYAYMQNEEIHDLYKTPEELVRLLVDVVSKNGNLLLNIGPRADGTIPEGMQRRLLAMGKWLKHNGDAIYDTKPWKVYGEFTGDIIEEKEVHYNNHSMRIHEKEYRYTSKNNTIFVTSFQNDAQDIHLHELHSLDAAKIKSVETMDGQELKWSIDDHALVIKPKKNNNFYLATVYKVNLNL; encoded by the coding sequence ATGAGTCAATTAAAAAAATCTATGTATGGAGCTTTGTCTCTAGCTCTAGTTTTTTGTTTCTCGTGCGCTTCTAAAACAGCAAAGAAAGAGAAAAAAGAGAAAACTAAAACGTGTTGTCAAGAGACGTTTAAACCGACTTGGGAATCTTTGGCAAAAGCCAAACCTGCAACATGGTGGGAGAGTGGGAAATTTGGAATTTTTATACATTGGGGGCCTTATAGTGTCGCAGGATATAAAGATGGTAATAAAGGTTATGCTGAAGCCATTACAAATCATATGTACCAGCATCCAGAGAAGTATGTCTCTTTTTTTAAGAAGAAGTTCGGTGCTGCACCTCCTGAGTTTGGATATAAGGATTGGGTTAAACTATATACTGCTGAGAATTGGAATCCTAAAGCGTGGGCCGAACTTTTTAAAAATAGTGGTGCTAGATATGTAATTCCTACAGGAGAACATCATGATGGTTTTGTGAATTGGGACTCCGATTTAACAGAGTGGTGTGCCACTAAAAAAGGTCCAAAGAGAGACTTAATTGGAGATTTAGCAAAAGCGGTACGTAGTGAAGGACTAAAGTTTGGGATCTCTTACCATAGAGAGCGTCATCCAAGTCGTTTTACCGATGGATTTAAGGTACATGATAAACCATTTCAACAGGTGGCAGAGGAGATCAAAAGAGACCCTAGTGCTGCTGATCTGTATGGTCCTTTTGACTATAGTGATGAGTTTATTAGTGACTATGTCGCGAGATGGAAAGAGGCTGAAGATAAGTATCAACCAGATTTTATGTGGATTGACGATGTCCCTATCTTATATGCAGCAAAAGGAGATCCTCAGGTTGAGAAATTTGAGAATGCTTATAAAAAGATGATTTCCGACTACTTAAATCATGCGAAAGAGTGGGGTAAAGAGGTTTATTTTAATAACAAAGGAAAACACCGTAATTTTCCTGAAGGTGTTGGTTGTGATGAGATGGATAATATGGCGGTGGACAAAATTGGTGCTCACTGGCAAAACCCTGCTACGCTTGGTATTTCCTATGCTTATATGCAAAACGAAGAGATACACGATCTTTATAAAACACCAGAAGAACTTGTACGTCTTCTTGTGGATGTCGTAAGTAAAAATGGTAACCTTTTATTGAATATTGGACCTAGAGCAGATGGTACCATCCCAGAGGGAATGCAGCGTCGATTATTAGCAATGGGTAAGTGGTTAAAGCACAATGGCGATGCGATTTATGATACCAAGCCATGGAAGGTATACGGTGAATTTACTGGAGATATCATTGAAGAAAAAGAGGTGCATTATAATAATCACAGCATGAGAATTCATGAAAAGGAGTATCGTTATACTTCTAAAAACAACACAATCTTTGTGACTTCTTTCCAAAATGATGCGCAAGACATCCATCTTCATGAGCTCCACAGTTTGGATGCCGCTAAGATTAAGTCTGTGGAAACAATGGACGGACAAGAGTTGAAATGGTCTATCGATGATCATGCATTGGTTATCAAGCCTAAAAAGAACAATAACTTCTACTTGGCTACGGTATACAAAGTTAATTTGAATTTATAA
- a CDS encoding glycoside hydrolase family 18 protein — translation MSKTLRYILYCFTIIIIQSCIQDVKKDAVLTTASILKKNNPHLNRDYHATIQDNNIVWDAKKELFKKDIIVTFRHSGDTMIPQSNTPFNLSKKIDLCVISDSINTNKATHTPYHFKFRNPVPKVKRRWSNLRFKKSSKTDQRLIIGYFPSWLESTPTPNSKLREVPGWINHLFIAFAKPEMRYKKKSYSLKHTGLQFHYPHKQAGTILKNSIKVLHAKGIKVLLSIGGGTYCNDLNLKKIHWREIKNFVDDMGFDGIDWDIEPKGSFYRVGEKKYISYYIEVIRKSRKYFPQKKYIIACAPSGVGALGGRINNDPTSPFAYEKRNLRTQESDYFLRKNTTEDKRHKSISLYGFRSTGHMIPVIKRVGYLIDIIAYQGYNIGVAKNREILYDSYAYYGGKYGFSVAAGTHVPLEGWGPFYKYGKKDVANLSKHIAQNQYGGSKDGLMVWHLLRKESFLNNRKMAQFWRKLKWNIWGGSSADGYQFLYIADRIFKGDNTTHTLSIANNYPKEYFTTIKKLKSRKKISVWSQNRYYSKGDMVSFNGIIWKANNYNVNQMPKYNPMNPWIAF, via the coding sequence TTGAGTAAAACGTTACGCTACATCCTCTATTGTTTCACAATAATTATAATACAGTCCTGTATACAAGATGTAAAAAAGGATGCTGTTTTAACAACCGCGTCAATACTAAAAAAGAACAACCCTCACCTAAACAGAGACTATCATGCAACCATTCAAGACAATAACATTGTTTGGGACGCTAAAAAAGAGTTATTTAAAAAAGATATCATAGTCACCTTTAGGCATTCTGGAGATACTATGATACCTCAATCCAATACGCCATTCAATTTATCAAAAAAAATAGACCTTTGTGTTATATCTGACTCAATTAATACAAATAAAGCAACACATACCCCCTATCACTTCAAGTTTCGAAATCCTGTTCCAAAAGTAAAAAGGAGATGGTCGAACTTAAGATTTAAAAAAAGCAGCAAGACAGACCAACGCCTAATTATTGGCTATTTCCCATCATGGCTAGAATCAACCCCAACTCCGAATTCAAAACTACGCGAAGTCCCTGGATGGATCAATCACCTGTTTATAGCATTTGCTAAGCCTGAAATGAGATATAAAAAGAAAAGTTACTCCTTAAAACACACAGGTTTACAATTCCATTACCCTCACAAACAGGCAGGAACGATCCTGAAAAACTCCATTAAAGTACTCCATGCCAAAGGGATAAAAGTACTTCTTTCAATTGGTGGTGGAACATATTGCAATGATCTTAATCTTAAAAAGATTCACTGGAGAGAAATAAAAAATTTTGTGGATGATATGGGGTTTGATGGGATCGACTGGGATATTGAGCCAAAAGGAAGTTTCTACCGAGTTGGCGAAAAAAAATATATATCCTACTATATCGAGGTAATAAGAAAAAGCCGAAAGTATTTCCCACAGAAAAAATATATCATAGCTTGTGCTCCTTCTGGGGTCGGAGCATTAGGGGGAAGAATAAACAATGATCCGACATCTCCTTTTGCTTATGAAAAACGTAACCTAAGAACACAGGAATCAGACTACTTTCTTCGAAAAAACACCACCGAAGATAAAAGGCATAAAAGCATCTCCCTGTATGGATTTCGTTCCACCGGACATATGATTCCCGTGATCAAAAGAGTCGGATACCTTATTGACATAATTGCATATCAAGGTTATAATATTGGAGTAGCTAAAAACAGAGAGATCTTGTACGACTCCTATGCATATTACGGGGGAAAGTATGGATTTTCTGTAGCAGCAGGAACACATGTTCCCCTTGAAGGATGGGGACCATTTTACAAATACGGAAAAAAAGATGTGGCAAACCTATCAAAACATATTGCACAGAATCAATACGGAGGCTCAAAAGACGGACTAATGGTTTGGCATCTTCTAAGAAAAGAGTCTTTCCTCAACAATCGTAAAATGGCACAATTTTGGAGAAAACTAAAATGGAATATTTGGGGAGGAAGTTCTGCTGATGGATATCAGTTTCTCTATATTGCCGATAGAATATTTAAAGGAGATAACACAACCCATACCCTTTCTATCGCAAATAACTATCCTAAAGAGTATTTTACGACAATAAAAAAATTGAAGTCTCGTAAGAAAATAAGCGTATGGAGCCAAAATAGGTATTACAGCAAAGGTGACATGGTCTCGTTTAATGGTATCATTTGGAAAGCAAATAACTATAACGTAAACCAAATGCCTAAATACAATCCAATGAATCCATGGATTGCTTTTTAA
- a CDS encoding AraC family transcriptional regulator: protein MKTYSLEDIIISSCNNHSIYIGTFQETEDPDIEWPHRHDFYSLVWFTEGYGINVIDFKEYQIRPNRLFLVKPNQVHNWSYSEDTKGHIIVCEQHMIDHAFLSLFCQSYIDIFPSEERFLLNTFTTLLSDDSLEDDMREKLINIGINYLFAHIHRNHKPPKLLEKESQIILQFSELIYQNISENIPIKTLVEKLKITNDQLSLICQNRLGKSTKSHILELKITEAKRLLYFSQRSIKEISYQLGFEDNSYFARIFKQKVGVSPKQFRNKSTINT, encoded by the coding sequence ATGAAAACCTATTCCTTAGAAGATATTATCATCTCTTCATGTAACAACCACAGCATATATATAGGAACGTTTCAAGAGACAGAAGATCCTGATATAGAATGGCCACATCGACACGACTTCTACTCACTTGTATGGTTCACTGAAGGATATGGAATCAATGTAATTGACTTTAAAGAATATCAAATCAGACCCAACCGACTATTTTTAGTCAAACCCAACCAAGTACACAATTGGTCCTACTCCGAAGACACCAAAGGGCATATTATCGTCTGTGAGCAACATATGATTGATCATGCATTCCTCTCTCTTTTTTGCCAATCCTATATCGACATATTTCCTTCAGAAGAACGCTTTCTTCTGAACACTTTTACAACACTATTATCAGACGATTCCCTTGAAGACGATATGAGAGAAAAGTTAATAAATATAGGAATAAACTACCTTTTCGCACATATTCATCGCAACCATAAACCGCCCAAGTTATTAGAAAAAGAGAGTCAAATCATTCTTCAGTTTAGTGAACTTATATATCAAAATATTTCAGAAAATATCCCAATAAAAACATTGGTAGAGAAACTTAAGATCACAAATGATCAACTCTCATTGATATGCCAAAATAGATTGGGGAAAAGTACAAAATCACATATCTTAGAGTTAAAAATCACAGAAGCTAAACGACTGTTGTACTTCTCCCAACGATCCATTAAAGAGATATCCTATCAATTAGGGTTTGAAGACAACTCCTATTTTGCACGGATATTTAAACAGAAAGTTGGAGTAAGCCCCAAACAATTTAGAAATAAAAGTACCATCAATACCTAG
- a CDS encoding DEAD/DEAH box helicase, whose product MKLKKLIPELVDNIISMGYDQAPKEIEGLAMSVIKSGADALIQAESEAGKSTALVMGAIQRLKKPVEEAPRAIIVAATKEKAFELQASFLSLSKRTGLRVFTAFDQGILQYQKDMVYEGLDLLIVTPRRLMELISCTGIPMTKIQTIYVDDFDQMDKSIEIPVLYHLEDMLEKVQYIVTYTNWHESLDIFEERVLKGPRMVTI is encoded by the coding sequence ATGAAACTTAAAAAGTTAATTCCTGAATTAGTAGATAATATAATCTCCATGGGATATGATCAAGCCCCCAAAGAGATTGAGGGGCTTGCCATGTCGGTTATCAAGTCTGGAGCGGATGCTTTGATCCAAGCGGAATCTGAAGCAGGAAAGTCAACAGCGTTGGTAATGGGAGCGATTCAGCGACTAAAGAAACCTGTCGAGGAAGCACCTCGAGCTATCATTGTGGCAGCAACAAAAGAAAAAGCATTTGAGTTACAAGCATCTTTTTTGTCCCTATCAAAAAGAACTGGTCTTCGTGTTTTTACAGCATTTGATCAAGGAATACTTCAGTACCAGAAAGATATGGTCTATGAGGGGCTAGACCTGCTTATTGTGACTCCCAGACGTTTGATGGAATTAATCAGTTGTACAGGTATTCCTATGACTAAGATACAGACGATATACGTCGATGATTTTGATCAGATGGATAAATCGATTGAGATTCCTGTATTGTATCACCTTGAGGATATGTTAGAGAAAGTTCAATATATTGTTACTTATACAAATTGGCATGAATCTTTAGATATTTTTGAAGAGAGGGTGTTAAAGGGACCAAGAATGGTGACTATCTAA
- a CDS encoding PDZ domain-containing protein codes for MIRKIALLWCFCLAFYLQSYAKEARLMRFPDIHNSQVVFTYAGNLYTVDKVGGVARQLTSDVGYEMFAHFSPSGKHIAFTGQYDGNTEVYVISSDGGVPKRLTFTPTLKRDDVGDRMGPNNIVMGWSNDGNEVIFRSRWKTGGSFVGQLYRVNIETKEVRQLPLEVAGFCSYNESGDKLAMNKVFREFRTWKYYKGGMADDIWIYDTKKGSVERIVDNISQDVFPMWIGDDIYYVSDRDRTANLFVYNTKTKQEKKVTHFKDYDIKFPGFDKRQIIFSQGGFLKIFDTTTGKSTKVSVEIKNDQVYARSNWHNYSKEVEGISLANGGKRLLIEARGELFSVPTNEGVTYNLTKNSKANDHTGAWSPQGDAYAYISDKDGEFRVWLNRLDGNKEVCLTPRIKSYLYGVQWSPDGKKLIFRDKSNNLYYIVVDTKKVVKLAHSDIRVYGRCSWSPDSKWITFVEPQKSMDKIAIYGLSDKKIHYITDGWSDVGSPSFSKDGKYLFFSTRQSFNPTYSETEWNHVYNDMNNLCLFILNNNTSSPFSLEDDPIVDKKSTEKKKESGKETLRVTIDFSNPADRMVFLPVPSGAYWNILSDGNFVYYNRYTRRSGSNVYAFDFKKKKETKIGNFSWSVTDDMKKFVIYKQGKIKVTTSMKSPVKMDNVVDLSQMNGVLDLRQEWKQIYNECWRQMRDFFYAKNMQGVNWKNIHDKYAVLLPYVSHRSDLTYIIGEMIGELNIGHAYSANGEHPEPKRVYGGYLGATLTKVANGYFKISNILKAPTWDQHIQSPLTAPGLNVVEGDFIIRVNGVDVSHLGSVYEALVGMAGKTVALDVNSTPSTKGARTIIVKPIASEDPLYYYNWVQSNIDKVSKATNGKVGYIHIPDMGVHGLNMFARLYYSQLQKKALIIDDRFNGGGNVSPMITERLKRTPTFYTMHTNQKEGSVSPVGTHVGPKVLLCNGYSASDGDLFPYRFRKNGLGTIIGTRTWGGVVGYSGYIRCVDGGHIVTPSYAPFAVDGSEFIIEGRGVTPDIIVENDPHQLYLGNDAQLNKAIEVITKQLQSDPPKHPSIPKFPNKTK; via the coding sequence ATGATTCGAAAAATAGCCCTATTGTGGTGTTTTTGCCTCGCATTCTATTTGCAATCCTACGCTAAAGAGGCTCGTTTGATGAGATTTCCTGATATTCACAACAGTCAAGTTGTATTTACTTATGCTGGTAATCTGTATACTGTGGATAAAGTCGGTGGGGTTGCAAGACAATTAACCTCTGATGTTGGTTATGAGATGTTTGCTCACTTTTCTCCTTCAGGAAAGCATATTGCTTTTACTGGACAATATGATGGGAATACGGAGGTGTATGTAATTTCTTCAGATGGAGGAGTTCCAAAACGGTTGACATTTACTCCTACATTGAAACGCGATGATGTTGGTGATAGAATGGGTCCAAATAATATTGTGATGGGATGGAGTAATGATGGCAATGAGGTGATTTTTAGATCTCGATGGAAAACGGGCGGCAGCTTTGTTGGACAATTATACCGAGTAAATATCGAGACTAAGGAGGTTCGCCAATTACCTTTAGAAGTGGCTGGTTTTTGCTCTTATAATGAGTCTGGTGATAAGCTAGCTATGAATAAAGTGTTTAGAGAGTTTCGTACTTGGAAATACTATAAAGGCGGAATGGCTGATGATATATGGATCTATGATACTAAGAAAGGTTCAGTGGAGCGTATTGTAGATAATATTAGTCAAGATGTTTTTCCTATGTGGATTGGAGATGATATATATTATGTGTCAGATCGAGATAGAACAGCAAATCTCTTCGTATATAATACCAAGACAAAACAGGAAAAGAAGGTGACCCATTTCAAAGACTATGATATTAAGTTTCCTGGCTTTGACAAGAGGCAGATTATCTTTTCACAAGGCGGTTTCTTGAAGATTTTTGATACAACCACTGGAAAATCCACAAAAGTGTCTGTAGAGATTAAAAATGATCAAGTTTACGCAAGAAGCAATTGGCATAACTACTCCAAAGAGGTGGAAGGGATTAGTTTGGCAAATGGTGGTAAGAGGTTGTTGATTGAAGCCAGAGGAGAACTTTTTTCTGTACCAACCAATGAAGGTGTAACCTATAATCTTACAAAAAATAGTAAAGCGAACGATCATACTGGTGCATGGTCTCCTCAAGGAGATGCATATGCTTATATCTCAGACAAAGATGGAGAGTTCCGCGTTTGGCTAAATAGGCTTGATGGAAACAAAGAGGTTTGTTTGACTCCTCGGATTAAGAGTTATTTGTATGGTGTACAGTGGTCTCCTGATGGAAAGAAATTGATCTTCCGAGATAAAAGTAATAACCTTTATTATATTGTTGTTGACACTAAAAAAGTAGTGAAACTTGCTCATTCAGATATCCGTGTGTATGGTCGCTGTTCTTGGTCGCCAGATAGCAAATGGATCACCTTTGTAGAGCCTCAAAAGAGTATGGATAAAATAGCTATTTATGGTCTATCGGATAAAAAGATTCACTATATAACAGATGGATGGAGTGATGTGGGGTCTCCATCATTTAGTAAAGATGGAAAGTATCTCTTTTTCTCTACTCGTCAAAGTTTTAATCCAACCTATAGTGAAACAGAGTGGAATCATGTCTATAATGATATGAATAACCTTTGTCTATTTATTTTAAATAATAATACTTCTTCACCATTTTCATTAGAGGATGATCCTATTGTTGATAAGAAAAGCACAGAAAAGAAGAAAGAGTCTGGTAAAGAGACGTTGCGAGTAACCATCGATTTTAGTAATCCTGCTGATCGTATGGTTTTTCTTCCTGTTCCTTCTGGTGCTTATTGGAATATCCTATCTGATGGAAATTTTGTATACTACAATAGATATACTCGTAGATCTGGTTCTAATGTTTACGCATTTGATTTTAAGAAGAAGAAAGAGACTAAGATTGGTAATTTCTCTTGGTCGGTAACAGATGATATGAAGAAATTTGTAATCTATAAACAGGGAAAGATAAAGGTTACTACCTCGATGAAATCTCCTGTTAAGATGGATAATGTGGTAGATTTGTCGCAGATGAATGGGGTTTTAGATCTACGTCAAGAGTGGAAACAAATTTACAATGAGTGTTGGAGACAGATGAGAGATTTCTTTTATGCAAAGAATATGCAAGGGGTTAATTGGAAGAATATTCATGATAAATATGCTGTTTTGCTTCCTTATGTGAGCCATCGCTCTGATCTGACCTATATCATTGGAGAGATGATTGGAGAGTTGAATATCGGTCATGCTTACTCTGCAAATGGCGAGCATCCTGAACCAAAAAGGGTTTATGGTGGATATTTAGGGGCTACCTTAACAAAGGTAGCTAATGGTTATTTTAAGATCTCGAACATATTAAAAGCTCCAACATGGGACCAGCATATACAATCTCCATTGACAGCGCCTGGTTTAAATGTAGTGGAGGGAGACTTTATTATACGCGTGAATGGGGTAGATGTTTCTCATCTGGGATCTGTTTATGAAGCATTGGTTGGAATGGCAGGTAAGACTGTTGCTCTTGATGTGAATTCCACTCCAAGTACTAAAGGTGCACGAACTATTATTGTAAAACCAATTGCAAGTGAAGATCCGTTATACTACTATAACTGGGTACAGTCGAATATTGATAAAGTATCTAAAGCAACTAATGGAAAGGTTGGGTATATTCATATTCCAGACATGGGGGTTCATGGATTAAATATGTTTGCACGTCTTTACTATTCACAACTCCAAAAAAAGGCATTGATTATTGATGATCGTTTTAATGGAGGTGGAAATGTTTCTCCTATGATCACAGAACGTTTGAAACGAACCCCAACATTTTATACAATGCACACGAATCAAAAAGAGGGAAGTGTGAGTCCTGTGGGAACGCATGTTGGACCTAAGGTGTTGTTGTGTAATGGATATTCTGCATCAGATGGTGATCTTTTCCCATATCGTTTTAGGAAGAATGGTTTGGGAACTATCATTGGAACTCGTACGTGGGGTGGTGTTGTTGGTTATTCTGGTTATATAAGGTGTGTGGATGGAGGTCATATCGTGACTCCTTCTTATGCTCCTTTTGCGGTGGATGGATCTGAATTTATTATTGAAGGTCGAGGAGTGACCCCCGATATTATTGTAGAGAATGATCCTCATCAACTTTATCTTGGGAATGATGCCCAGTTAAATAAAGCAATTGAGGTTATCACAAAACAATTACAAAGTGATCCTCCCAAACATCCTTCTATTCCTAAGTTTCCAAATAAAACAAAATAG
- a CDS encoding carboxymuconolactone decarboxylase family protein — protein MNKTERFNTGWSNIKKIDGKAGIQVIESLKEISPDLAKYTIEYPFGDIYNRKTLHLRAKEMSVVAALAAMGTAQPQLKVHIHTALNIGITKEEIAEIMLIISVYAGFPAALNGTFALKEVMYERD, from the coding sequence ATGAACAAAACTGAACGTTTCAACACAGGGTGGTCGAATATAAAAAAGATTGATGGAAAAGCAGGAATACAAGTAATAGAAAGCCTCAAAGAGATATCTCCCGATCTGGCCAAATACACTATTGAATATCCATTTGGAGATATATACAATCGAAAAACATTACATTTGCGAGCAAAAGAGATGTCCGTTGTTGCAGCTTTGGCAGCTATGGGAACAGCACAACCTCAACTGAAAGTTCATATTCATACTGCTCTAAACATAGGTATAACAAAAGAAGAAATTGCTGAAATCATGTTAATAATAAGTGTCTATGCCGGTTTCCCCGCAGCTTTGAATGGGACGTTTGCATTAAAAGAGGTGATGTATGAAAGAGACTAA